The following proteins come from a genomic window of Alnus glutinosa chromosome 10, dhAlnGlut1.1, whole genome shotgun sequence:
- the LOC133878873 gene encoding F-box protein At3g07870-like — MASYLPEEVVVKILSRLPPKCLIRFKSVSKRWRALIGNPDFLSKNLLNHSILTPNPSHPLRLILFFADDISKSGKRIHSFRYYDSLCCASQTPLNFPPAPPHFDIVASCNGLLCLWDVMLSNIYLWNPATSSDLEALPAAPSRCHTGLRVPNDDFGFHYVGFGFDSGSNDFKVVTLVDADVGRWLKAEIYSLRSGSWRLLDMSVNIEKHLILQSAALDGIFLWYDYYTYKDYVDDRIVAFDFSNEEFRIMLFPDARFFRAYGECTRTVTELKGSLAMFVCPPDHFQKKMMYLDIWVMLEFGVRESWTRLLSIRLPLHLKSPLGFWKNGELFVVNSERQLVLFDILAQTETNLQFEGSRNTFQVVDYKLSSVLNNGGEDNP; from the coding sequence ATGGCAAGCTATCTGCCGGAGGAAGTGGTTGTGAAGATACTGTCGAGGCTGCCTCCAAAATGTCTGATCCGATTCAAGAGTGTCTCCAAAAGATGGCGTGCTCTCATAGGAAACCCTGATTTCCTCTCCAAAAACCTCCTCAATCACTCCATTCTCACCCCAAACCCCAGTCATCCTCTCCGTCTTATTCTCTTCTTCGCCGATGACATATCCAAATCCGGAAAGCGAATACACTCTTTCCGTTATTACGACTCCCTCTGCTGCGCGTCTCAAACCCCTCTGAATTTTCCACCAGCACCACCACACTTTGACATCGTCGCTTCCTGTAATGGCTTGCTCTGTCTCTGGGACGTAATGCTAAGCAACATCTATCTCTGGAATCCCGCCACGTCATCAGACCTTGAGGCTCTCCCGGCCGCGCCTTCTCGCTGTCACACTGGACTCAGAGTCCCCAACGATGATTTTGGGTTCCATTATGTGGGGTTCGGTTTCGATTCGGGATCCAATGACTTCAAGGTGGTCACACTTGTAGACGCAGATGTCGGTAGATGGTTGAAAGCAGAAATATACAGCCTAAGATCTGGATCTTGGAGACTGCTTGATATGAGCGTGAACATTGAGAAGCATCTCATTTTGCAGAGCGCAGCATTGGATGGGATTTTTCTATGGTATGATTACTACACATACAAAGATTATGTGGACGACAGAATAGTTGCTTTTGACTTCAGCAATGAGGAGTTCCGAATAATGCTGTTTCCAGATGCTCGTTTTTTCCGTGCTTACGGTGAATGCACGCGGACTGTCACGGAGTTGAAGGGATCTCTTGCTATGTTTGTTTGTCCTCCTGATCACTTTCAGaagaaaatgatgtatttgGATATATGGGTCATGCTTGAATTTGGTGTTAGGGAGTCGTGGACTAGACTTCTTAGCATTCGACTCCCATTGCATTTGAAAAGTCCATTGGGGTTTTGGAAGAACGGAGAGTTGTTCGTCGTGAATAGTGAGAGGCAGCTGGTCTTGTTTGATATTTTGGCACAAACAGAGACGAATCTTCAATTTGAAGGGTCTCGGAACACGTTTCAAGTCGTAGACTACAAGCTGAGTTCGGTTTTGAACAATGGAGGGGAGGATAATCCGTGA